Proteins encoded in a region of the Pigmentiphaga litoralis genome:
- a CDS encoding DNA topoisomerase IV subunit B, which yields MATRYNEASIRVLKGLEPVKQRPGMYTRTENPLHIVQEVIDNSADEALGGNGKHIQVTVHTDGSVTVEDDGRGIPVGMHPDEGAPVVEIVFTRLHAGGKFDKAAGGAYAFSGGLHGVGVSVTNALSTRLEVLVWRDGGAHQLVFSGGDVVEPLAKIPDTRKKTGTRVRCWPDPKYFDSAAIPMGELSRLLRSKAVLLPGVKVTLKIEKTGESQTWLYEQGLRGYLTETLGGAELLIPLFEGQQYANRDHETFAEGEGAQWVVAWSEDGNVVRESYVNLIPTSAGGTHEAGLREGLFTAVKSFVELHNLSPKGVKLLPEDVFARASFVLSAKVLDPQFQGQIKERLNSRDAVRLVAGFCRPALELWLNSHVDYGKKLAELVIRQAQTRVKSAQKVEKRKSSGVAVLPGKLTDCESSDVSRTEVFLVEGDSAGGSAKMGRDKEFQAILPLRGKVLNAWEVDRDRLFANNEIHDIAVAIGVDPHGVNDDPDVSGLRYGRICILSDADVDGSHIQVLLLTLFFRHFPKLVERGNVYIARPPLFRVDVPAAGKRPARKIYCLDAGELTATEDKLRKEGVRENAWSISRFKGLGEMNPEQLWETTMNPDTRRLLPVSVGSSGMEATIQMFDMLMGKTEAAQRRSWLEEKGDLAEVDI from the coding sequence TTGGCGACTCGCTATAACGAAGCTTCAATCCGGGTGCTGAAGGGTCTTGAACCCGTCAAGCAGCGTCCGGGGATGTACACCCGAACCGAAAATCCCCTGCACATCGTGCAGGAGGTGATCGACAACTCCGCCGACGAAGCCCTGGGGGGCAACGGCAAACATATCCAGGTCACGGTCCACACCGATGGCAGCGTCACCGTCGAGGACGACGGCCGCGGCATTCCGGTCGGCATGCACCCCGACGAGGGCGCCCCGGTGGTCGAGATCGTGTTCACACGCCTGCACGCCGGCGGCAAGTTCGACAAGGCCGCGGGCGGCGCGTACGCGTTCTCGGGCGGCCTGCACGGCGTGGGCGTGTCCGTCACGAACGCCTTGTCCACCCGGCTCGAAGTGCTGGTGTGGCGCGATGGTGGCGCGCACCAATTGGTCTTCAGCGGCGGCGACGTGGTCGAACCGCTCGCCAAGATTCCCGATACCCGCAAAAAGACGGGCACGCGGGTGCGCTGCTGGCCGGATCCCAAGTACTTCGACAGCGCGGCCATTCCGATGGGCGAGCTGTCGCGTCTGCTGCGCAGCAAGGCCGTTCTGCTGCCGGGCGTCAAGGTCACGCTCAAGATCGAAAAGACCGGCGAATCGCAGACCTGGCTGTACGAGCAGGGCCTGCGCGGCTACCTGACCGAAACGCTGGGCGGCGCCGAATTGCTGATCCCGCTGTTCGAAGGCCAGCAGTACGCCAACCGCGACCACGAAACCTTTGCCGAAGGCGAGGGCGCGCAGTGGGTGGTGGCCTGGTCCGAAGATGGCAACGTGGTGCGCGAATCGTATGTGAACCTGATCCCGACGTCGGCCGGCGGCACGCACGAAGCCGGCCTGCGTGAAGGCCTGTTCACCGCGGTCAAGAGCTTTGTCGAGCTGCACAACCTGAGCCCGAAGGGCGTCAAGCTGTTGCCTGAAGACGTGTTCGCCCGCGCCAGCTTCGTGCTGTCGGCCAAGGTGCTGGACCCGCAGTTCCAGGGGCAGATCAAGGAACGGCTGAACAGCCGCGATGCGGTGCGTCTGGTGGCGGGCTTCTGCCGTCCGGCGCTCGAGCTTTGGCTGAACTCGCATGTCGACTACGGCAAGAAGCTGGCCGAACTGGTGATCCGCCAGGCTCAGACCCGCGTGAAGTCGGCGCAGAAGGTGGAAAAGCGCAAGAGCTCGGGCGTGGCGGTGTTGCCGGGCAAATTGACCGACTGCGAAAGCAGCGACGTCAGCCGCACCGAAGTCTTCCTGGTCGAGGGCGACTCCGCCGGTGGGTCGGCCAAGATGGGCCGCGACAAGGAATTCCAGGCGATCCTGCCCTTGCGCGGCAAGGTGCTGAACGCCTGGGAAGTGGACCGCGATCGTCTGTTCGCCAACAACGAAATTCACGACATTGCCGTGGCGATCGGTGTCGATCCGCATGGCGTGAATGACGATCCCGATGTATCGGGCCTGCGCTACGGCCGCATCTGCATCCTGTCGGACGCCGATGTGGACGGCTCGCACATCCAGGTGCTGCTGCTGACGCTGTTCTTCCGTCACTTTCCGAAGCTGGTCGAACGCGGCAACGTGTACATCGCGCGGCCGCCGCTGTTCCGGGTCGATGTGCCCGCCGCGGGCAAACGCCCCGCGCGCAAGATCTATTGCCTGGACGCGGGCGAGCTGACCGCGACCGAAGACAAGCTGCGCAAGGAAGGCGTGCGTGAAAACGCGTGGAGCATCAGCCGCTTCAAGGGCCTGGGCGAAATGAATCCCGAGCAGCTTTGGGAGACCACCATGAACCCCGACACGCGGCGCCTGTTGCCGGTCAGTGTCGGATCATCGGGCATGGAGGCCACGATCCAGATGTTCGATATGTTGATGGGCAAGACCGAAGCCGCGCAGCGTCGCTCCTGGCTGGAAGAAAAAGGCGATCTGGCCGAGGTGGATATTTAA
- a CDS encoding MFS transporter: MPHSSASGSSGASSTTSLVLCASLVLLLAMGVRATFGLFMQPMGLAHGWGRDVFSLAFAIQNLMWGVAAIGVGMAADKYGAGRTIALSAALYFLGLLGTRYAGTELSLYASAGILMGLGQAGTTFAVLLPVVGRAVPASQRSAALGLVSAGGSMGQFVLVPAGQWLIDTLDWTGALWVMAALMLLAIPLATRLTGRPEATASGLSLGGAIRQAVRHPSFHLLFWSYAVCGFHTAFLTLHLPAYAVDSGLKASDGAMALALIGLFNILGSYGAGRLGGHFSKKTLLAGMYGVRAAAIALLLIFPLTPWLLAVFSSVIGLVWLGTVPLTVGLVGHIYGMRYAATLSGIVFLGHQIGSFVGVWLGGKLYVATGSYDVVWWMALGLGVMAAALSLPIRERPLAAA, translated from the coding sequence ATGCCGCACTCGTCTGCTTCCGGTTCGTCCGGCGCGTCATCCACCACCTCCCTTGTTCTGTGTGCCTCGCTGGTGCTGTTGCTGGCGATGGGCGTTCGCGCGACCTTCGGCCTCTTCATGCAGCCGATGGGGCTGGCGCATGGCTGGGGGCGCGACGTGTTTTCGCTGGCCTTTGCCATCCAGAACCTGATGTGGGGCGTGGCGGCGATCGGGGTCGGCATGGCGGCCGACAAATATGGCGCCGGCCGCACGATCGCGCTGTCGGCTGCCTTGTACTTCCTGGGTCTGCTCGGCACCCGCTATGCCGGCACCGAGCTGTCGCTGTATGCCAGCGCCGGGATATTGATGGGTCTTGGACAGGCGGGCACCACCTTTGCCGTGCTGTTGCCGGTGGTGGGGCGCGCCGTGCCGGCGTCCCAGCGCAGCGCGGCGCTCGGCCTGGTCAGTGCCGGCGGGTCGATGGGGCAGTTCGTCCTGGTGCCCGCCGGGCAATGGCTGATCGACACCCTGGACTGGACAGGCGCCTTATGGGTGATGGCGGCGTTGATGCTGCTTGCGATTCCGCTGGCGACGCGGCTGACCGGCCGGCCCGAGGCCACCGCGTCCGGCTTGTCGCTCGGCGGCGCCATCCGGCAGGCCGTCCGCCACCCATCCTTTCATCTGCTGTTCTGGAGCTACGCCGTGTGCGGGTTCCATACGGCGTTCCTGACGCTGCACTTGCCTGCCTACGCGGTCGACAGCGGCCTCAAGGCGTCGGATGGGGCGATGGCCCTGGCGCTGATCGGTCTGTTCAACATTCTGGGTTCCTACGGCGCGGGACGGCTGGGCGGCCACTTCAGCAAGAAGACCTTGCTGGCCGGCATGTACGGCGTCCGCGCGGCAGCCATTGCCTTGCTGCTCATCTTCCCGCTGACGCCGTGGCTGCTGGCGGTGTTCTCGTCGGTGATCGGCCTGGTCTGGCTGGGCACGGTGCCCTTGACGGTCGGGCTGGTCGGCCACATCTACGGCATGCGTTATGCCGCCACACTGAGCGGCATCGTGTTCCTGGGCCACCAGATCGGCAGTTTCGTCGGGGTGTGGCTGGGCGGCAAACTGTATGTCGCCACCGGCAGTTATGATGTCGTCTGGTGGATGGCGCTCGGGCTGGGTGTCATGGCTGCAGCGCTGTCCCTGCCCATCCGCGAACGCCCCCTGGCGGCCGCATGA
- a CDS encoding phage holin family protein, whose translation MVLRQIGRFKSIAQFVGGRVGPYGELLKLELALYRQSLITTILGYVGLVLCALFAATFISVAILVTYWDSTSRTAVAWYLAGGWVLLGLASYLVGRMTSPKGEPFNELLEQVRLDVDAIRSSDEQNQDRITKK comes from the coding sequence ATGGTGTTACGTCAGATTGGCCGTTTCAAGTCGATCGCCCAGTTTGTCGGGGGGCGTGTCGGCCCTTACGGCGAGCTGCTCAAACTGGAACTGGCCTTGTATCGCCAGTCGTTGATCACCACCATCCTGGGTTATGTCGGGTTGGTGCTGTGTGCGCTGTTTGCCGCCACGTTCATTTCAGTCGCCATTCTGGTCACCTACTGGGACAGTACGTCCCGCACGGCGGTGGCCTGGTACCTGGCCGGTGGCTGGGTGCTGCTGGGGCTGGCGTCCTATCTGGTGGGCCGCATGACCTCGCCCAAGGGTGAGCCTTTCAACGAACTGCTCGAGCAGGTCCGCCTCGACGTAGATGCAATCCGGAGTTCCGATGAGCAAAATCAAGACCGAATCACGAAAAAATGA
- a CDS encoding dienelactone hydrolase family protein produces MRIFKQLLIALTALFASTAMAQMPQGEYLDGKNAKVAVVLAHGQGLDADSHVVGPLRKAIHSELGYHTLSLQMPTLAGNRSPDTFQQYASTFPDAYTRIQAALDFLKNEKGVERIYLMGYSMGGRMTSAFLANHPDSGVVGYLGVGLLAGGPEPLNTNLNLRKIRMPVLDIYAENDRDAQFAENRKAMVSDRFVQVPIVGAKHDYRGYDQQIAQAVNTWLTKQETK; encoded by the coding sequence ATGCGCATCTTCAAGCAATTGCTCATCGCCCTGACCGCACTGTTCGCATCGACTGCGATGGCGCAGATGCCGCAGGGCGAATACCTTGACGGGAAGAACGCCAAGGTCGCCGTGGTTCTGGCGCATGGCCAGGGCCTGGATGCCGATTCGCATGTGGTCGGTCCATTGCGTAAGGCCATACATAGCGAACTTGGGTATCACACCCTGTCGTTGCAGATGCCAACCCTCGCGGGCAACCGGTCGCCTGACACTTTCCAGCAGTACGCGTCGACCTTTCCAGATGCGTACACACGCATCCAGGCCGCGCTGGATTTCCTCAAGAACGAGAAAGGCGTGGAACGCATTTACCTGATGGGCTACAGCATGGGCGGGCGGATGACGTCGGCCTTCCTGGCGAACCATCCGGACTCGGGGGTGGTGGGATACCTCGGTGTCGGCCTTCTGGCCGGTGGCCCGGAGCCGCTGAACACCAACCTCAATTTGCGCAAGATCCGGATGCCCGTGCTCGATATTTATGCCGAGAACGATCGCGATGCCCAGTTTGCTGAGAACCGCAAGGCGATGGTGTCCGATCGGTTCGTTCAGGTTCCAATCGTTGGCGCGAAGCATGACTATCGCGGGTACGACCAGCAGATCGCCCAGGCCGTAAATACTTGGCTGACGAAACAGGAAACGAAATAA
- a CDS encoding amidohydrolase, with amino-acid sequence MNYAVVLCRVATIAATGLLLAQPAFADERKDEAFRIIDRNADTVAQIGDAVYAYAELGMQEVKSTQLLKDTLEAAGFSVEMGGAGMPTNLWAKWGSGKPVIAISTEIDALPEGSQTPGSIARKPVVPGAPGHMEGHNTHAGVATAAAFAVKTIMERDKLPGTLIISFGPAEEQLISRPFLVRAGYFKDVDAAFILHIGDNLSTGYGLQNYAAISAKFTFHGKTAHGANNPWDGRDAVDAVELMDIGFDKLREHMRPTYRAHRTITMGGIQPNIIADLGQIWWYVRDANAPAAKENFDRLVNVGKGAAMMTGTTMDPPEFVASAWPQLGNKVLSEQIRKNMEMVGLPTWSAEEVAFAKELQKANNKPEVGLATALPTVTARPQGTASNDNGDVTWVVPTGMMNFPSSVPGIGYHAWPAAITPTSTMAHKGMVTGAKVLAASLLDAVTTPALLQNARKEFTEATKESPYFTLLPAEAKPPVDMNKATMDQFAPALSKTYLSVSPRFK; translated from the coding sequence ATGAACTACGCTGTGGTGCTATGCCGTGTGGCAACAATCGCCGCCACCGGCCTGCTGTTGGCCCAACCTGCCTTTGCCGATGAACGCAAAGACGAGGCATTCAGGATCATCGATCGCAACGCCGACACCGTCGCGCAGATCGGTGACGCCGTCTACGCCTATGCTGAACTCGGCATGCAGGAAGTCAAGAGCACCCAGCTGCTCAAAGACACGCTGGAAGCCGCCGGCTTTTCGGTCGAGATGGGCGGGGCAGGCATGCCGACCAACCTGTGGGCCAAGTGGGGAAGCGGCAAGCCGGTCATCGCGATCAGCACCGAGATCGACGCCTTGCCCGAAGGGTCGCAAACGCCCGGGTCCATCGCGCGCAAGCCGGTGGTGCCAGGCGCGCCTGGCCACATGGAAGGCCACAACACACATGCCGGCGTGGCCACCGCGGCCGCCTTCGCGGTCAAGACCATCATGGAACGGGACAAACTTCCGGGCACGCTCATCATCTCGTTCGGACCGGCCGAAGAGCAACTGATCAGCCGTCCCTTCCTGGTCCGCGCAGGCTACTTCAAGGACGTCGACGCGGCCTTCATCCTGCACATCGGCGACAACCTGTCCACGGGATACGGCCTGCAGAATTATGCGGCGATCAGCGCCAAGTTCACCTTCCACGGCAAGACCGCGCATGGCGCGAACAACCCCTGGGACGGCCGCGATGCGGTCGACGCCGTCGAACTGATGGACATCGGATTCGACAAGCTGCGCGAACACATGCGGCCCACCTACCGCGCCCATCGCACCATCACCATGGGCGGCATCCAGCCCAACATCATTGCCGACCTCGGACAGATCTGGTGGTACGTGCGCGACGCCAACGCCCCCGCCGCCAAGGAAAACTTCGACAGGTTGGTCAACGTCGGCAAAGGCGCCGCGATGATGACCGGCACCACCATGGACCCGCCCGAATTTGTGGCGTCGGCATGGCCCCAGCTCGGCAACAAGGTGCTGAGCGAACAGATCCGCAAGAACATGGAAATGGTCGGCCTGCCCACCTGGAGCGCCGAAGAAGTCGCGTTTGCGAAAGAACTTCAGAAGGCCAACAACAAGCCCGAGGTCGGCCTGGCCACGGCACTGCCCACCGTCACGGCACGGCCGCAAGGCACCGCGTCCAACGACAACGGCGACGTCACGTGGGTCGTGCCCACGGGCATGATGAACTTCCCGTCGAGCGTGCCGGGCATCGGCTACCACGCCTGGCCCGCGGCCATCACGCCCACCAGCACGATGGCGCACAAGGGCATGGTGACCGGCGCGAAGGTGCTGGCCGCCTCGTTGCTGGACGCCGTGACCACGCCCGCCCTGTTGCAGAACGCGCGCAAGGAGTTCACGGAGGCCACCAAGGAATCGCCTTACTTCACGCTGCTGCCCGCCGAAGCCAAGCCCCCGGTCGACATGAACAAGGCAACGATGGACCAGTTCGCGCCTGCGCTGAGCAAGACCTATCTGAGCGTGTCGCCGCGGTTCAAGTGA
- a CDS encoding Bug family tripartite tricarboxylate transporter substrate binding protein, with amino-acid sequence MTLASSPAARTRRRTLLALSAALGLTTVAALVSTAHGADAYPAKPVRLIVPFAPGGAVDIVGRLMAQSLTESLGQAFIVENRPGAGGLLAMEEVARAAPDGYTLAVGGAGPLTVSPSLYRDRKFDPIARFDPVIWYASTPGLLVTNLSLKADSVKALVALSGTVAQPLAMGSAGSGSINHLMGEYFQQVAGVRWMHVPYRGSSPALTDLIAGNVQVMMDIVPTAAPLVKAGKLRALAVTTPQRSATLPDVPTLAELGYTGFDVSSWLSLNAPKGTPPAVIARLNQALNEGLKQPEVRKRITDIGAEPEGGPPDRVAARLKLDLPRWSQLIDKAKIAVE; translated from the coding sequence ATGACCCTTGCTTCTTCACCCGCAGCGCGCACCCGGCGCCGCACGCTGCTTGCCCTGTCTGCCGCCCTTGGCCTGACCACGGTGGCCGCGCTCGTATCGACTGCCCATGGGGCAGACGCCTACCCGGCCAAACCGGTACGGCTGATCGTGCCATTCGCGCCGGGTGGCGCTGTCGATATCGTGGGCCGCCTGATGGCCCAGTCCCTGACCGAAAGCCTGGGCCAGGCCTTCATCGTCGAAAATCGCCCCGGCGCCGGGGGGCTGCTGGCCATGGAAGAAGTCGCCCGCGCCGCGCCCGACGGCTACACCCTGGCCGTGGGAGGCGCCGGCCCGCTCACCGTCAGCCCGTCGCTGTACCGCGATCGCAAGTTCGACCCGATCGCGCGCTTCGATCCGGTCATCTGGTACGCCAGCACCCCGGGGCTGCTGGTGACGAATCTGTCGCTCAAGGCCGACTCGGTCAAGGCCCTGGTCGCGCTGTCGGGCACGGTCGCGCAGCCCCTGGCGATGGGGTCGGCCGGCAGCGGCAGCATCAACCACCTCATGGGCGAATACTTCCAGCAAGTGGCGGGCGTGCGCTGGATGCACGTGCCGTATCGCGGCAGTTCGCCCGCACTGACCGACCTGATCGCTGGCAACGTGCAAGTCATGATGGACATCGTTCCCACCGCGGCGCCCCTGGTCAAAGCCGGCAAGCTGCGCGCCCTGGCCGTGACCACGCCCCAGCGGTCCGCCACCTTGCCCGACGTGCCAACCCTGGCCGAGCTGGGCTATACCGGCTTCGACGTCAGTTCCTGGCTGTCGCTCAACGCGCCCAAAGGCACCCCGCCGGCGGTCATCGCGCGGCTCAACCAGGCCTTGAACGAGGGCCTCAAGCAGCCCGAGGTCCGCAAGCGCATCACCGACATCGGCGCCGAACCCGAAGGCGGGCCACCCGACCGCGTCGCCGCCCGCCTCAAGCTCGACCTGCCACGGTGGAGCCAGCTCATCGACAAGGCGAAGATCGCCGTGGAGTAG
- a CDS encoding dihydroorotate dehydrogenase, which yields MTRSSTTVGTLRLKNPVICGSGEHTMTGDAIHAALACGAGAVVAKSINESVAAKRQLDRTDYQLLDGQWNRLPWDFAPPADAQVFCRSGLIQQPFAQWMETLIRADRHAATLDAYVIPSLILSDLAQCAAYATAIQDMGFRVLEVNIGAPHGDEAAKGAIVLERDAARIETIVSTLRRATTLPLWIKLTGQSEDVTGLADAARRGGADAVVMMGRFMGFLPDLETEKPMLDTSAALGGGWALPLTARWIALTRRRLGKDFPLVATNGARSGLDVARFLLAGASATEMTSAVMAGGYQVLTDSVAELDRYLHRRGRTAEALIGAAADRLQSYGEQPERPGYWQSFVPAAASTEPMAART from the coding sequence ATGACACGATCCAGCACCACGGTTGGCACCCTCAGACTCAAGAACCCCGTGATCTGCGGGTCAGGCGAACACACCATGACGGGCGACGCGATCCATGCGGCGCTGGCGTGCGGCGCGGGCGCCGTCGTGGCCAAGTCGATCAACGAATCCGTGGCGGCCAAACGCCAGCTGGATCGCACGGACTACCAGTTGCTGGACGGCCAGTGGAACCGCCTGCCGTGGGACTTTGCCCCGCCTGCCGATGCGCAGGTGTTTTGCCGCTCGGGCCTCATCCAGCAGCCGTTTGCGCAATGGATGGAAACCTTGATCCGTGCCGACCGGCATGCGGCCACGCTGGATGCCTATGTGATCCCGAGCCTGATCCTGAGCGACCTGGCGCAATGCGCGGCATACGCCACCGCGATCCAGGACATGGGGTTTCGGGTGCTTGAAGTGAACATCGGCGCGCCCCATGGCGATGAAGCCGCGAAGGGCGCCATCGTCCTTGAACGTGACGCCGCCCGTATCGAGACCATCGTGTCCACACTGCGCCGCGCGACCACCCTGCCGTTGTGGATCAAGCTGACGGGGCAGAGCGAAGACGTCACCGGCCTGGCCGATGCCGCCCGCCGCGGCGGGGCCGATGCCGTGGTGATGATGGGGCGCTTCATGGGATTCCTGCCGGATCTGGAAACCGAAAAGCCGATGCTCGACACGTCGGCTGCGTTGGGCGGCGGGTGGGCCTTGCCGCTGACCGCACGGTGGATTGCGTTGACCCGCCGCCGGCTGGGCAAGGATTTCCCGCTGGTCGCCACCAATGGCGCGCGGTCCGGCCTGGATGTGGCGCGCTTTCTTCTGGCGGGCGCCTCGGCCACCGAGATGACGTCGGCCGTCATGGCGGGCGGCTATCAGGTGCTGACCGACAGTGTGGCGGAACTGGATCGTTACCTGCATCGGCGCGGCCGCACGGCCGAGGCCCTGATTGGCGCCGCGGCCGACCGCCTGCAGTCGTATGGCGAGCAGCCTGAACGGCCGGGGTACTGGCAGTCATTCGTGCCCGCGGCGGCATCCACCGAGCCCATGGCCGCACGAACGTGA
- a CDS encoding IclR family transcriptional regulator: MTPRNDDTLPTLPAGLPADPPDEPAKAGPALLESVAIVFALLDQLTLARRPMGVTELAAAMDEPKPRVYRHLASLRQLGIVEQDPASEKYRLGAKLVGYGIAAGEQFDLRLIADPYLTRLRDQTGQTALLSAATHDSALVISAVDSTRQVCITVKPGNRVPAHCSAQGRIVLAWCDELTQRKLLKRQFEAFTPASMVDPVRLAERLQKIRRDLYEDACGEVLEGVNVLAAPIFRGTDKGDELVGTIGVIGPTKDVPSPPQAGLIAQVQEAAAEVSARLNSGAYEHLFAALSRHRG; encoded by the coding sequence GTGACACCACGCAATGACGATACGCTGCCGACCCTGCCTGCCGGCTTGCCTGCCGACCCGCCGGATGAACCGGCGAAGGCCGGGCCGGCGCTGCTTGAATCGGTAGCGATCGTCTTCGCGCTGCTCGACCAGCTGACCCTGGCCCGCCGGCCGATGGGCGTGACCGAACTGGCCGCGGCCATGGACGAGCCCAAGCCGCGCGTGTATCGGCATCTGGCGTCGCTGCGGCAACTGGGCATCGTCGAACAGGACCCGGCCAGCGAGAAGTATCGCCTGGGCGCCAAACTGGTGGGCTACGGCATCGCGGCAGGGGAACAGTTCGACCTGCGGCTGATTGCCGATCCCTACCTGACGCGCCTGCGCGACCAGACCGGGCAGACCGCGTTGTTGTCGGCGGCCACGCACGATTCGGCGCTGGTGATTTCCGCGGTGGACTCGACGCGGCAGGTCTGCATCACGGTCAAGCCAGGCAACCGCGTGCCGGCGCATTGTTCGGCGCAGGGGCGCATCGTGCTGGCCTGGTGCGACGAACTGACCCAGCGCAAGTTGTTGAAGCGGCAGTTCGAAGCCTTCACGCCCGCGTCGATGGTCGATCCGGTGCGCCTGGCCGAACGCCTGCAGAAGATCCGCCGCGACCTGTACGAGGACGCGTGCGGCGAAGTGCTGGAAGGCGTGAATGTGCTGGCCGCGCCAATCTTTCGCGGCACCGATAAAGGCGATGAACTGGTCGGCACCATTGGCGTGATCGGCCCGACAAAAGACGTTCCGTCGCCTCCGCAGGCCGGCCTGATTGCCCAGGTGCAGGAAGCGGCGGCCGAAGTCAGCGCGCGCCTGAATAGCGGCGCGTACGAACACCTATTTGCGGCGCTGTCGCGCCATCGCGGCTGA
- a CDS encoding DUF6282 family protein: MNAVPKPVPAPIGRDRDATIDQLVKGAIDLHCHSGPSVMARYLDHIEAMKEASEAGLRALLLKDHYYSATPVTALLNKHFSELGVLMLSGVPLNNAVGGLNVHAVEHGIKLGARLVWMPTFSSKNHIDHHKADAHFTDKFPQTKRKMIEPEPLTVLDAQGRLKPEVKDILDLIAEADVVLSGGHLHISEMWPLFDEARARGVKRILVNHPTYVVDATLDDMRELARQGVYMEHSMCMWVPGSKFKFYDPEFLQQVIDAGTVDLTILGSDLGQVGNPRIVDGFRSVIGTCLDLGHSEEDIRKMTSTNAATLMGLED; the protein is encoded by the coding sequence ATGAATGCCGTTCCCAAACCCGTTCCAGCCCCCATCGGCCGCGATCGTGACGCGACCATCGACCAGCTTGTGAAGGGTGCCATTGACCTGCACTGTCACAGCGGACCGTCGGTCATGGCGCGCTACCTCGACCATATCGAAGCGATGAAGGAAGCGTCCGAAGCGGGCCTGCGCGCCTTGCTGCTGAAGGACCACTACTACTCGGCCACGCCGGTGACCGCGCTGCTGAACAAACACTTCAGTGAGCTGGGTGTGCTGATGCTGTCGGGCGTGCCGCTCAACAACGCGGTCGGCGGACTCAATGTGCATGCGGTGGAGCATGGCATCAAGCTGGGCGCGCGCCTGGTGTGGATGCCGACCTTTTCGTCAAAGAACCACATCGATCATCACAAGGCGGATGCGCACTTCACCGATAAATTTCCGCAGACCAAACGCAAGATGATCGAGCCCGAGCCCCTGACGGTACTGGATGCGCAGGGTCGCCTCAAGCCCGAGGTCAAAGACATCCTGGACCTGATTGCGGAAGCGGACGTGGTGCTATCGGGCGGCCATCTTCACATCAGCGAGATGTGGCCCTTGTTCGATGAAGCGCGCGCGCGCGGCGTAAAGCGCATCCTGGTGAACCATCCGACCTATGTGGTGGACGCGACGCTGGACGACATGCGGGAACTGGCGCGGCAGGGCGTGTACATGGAGCACTCCATGTGCATGTGGGTGCCGGGTTCCAAGTTCAAGTTCTATGACCCGGAATTCCTGCAGCAGGTGATCGATGCCGGCACGGTCGACCTGACCATTCTCGGCTCGGATCTGGGGCAGGTCGGCAACCCGCGCATCGTTGACGGATTCCGCAGCGTGATCGGCACCTGCCTGGACCTGGGGCACAGCGAAGAGGACATCCGTAAAATGACCTCGACCAATGCCGCCACCCTGATGGGACTCGAGGACTGA
- a CDS encoding HpcH/HpaI aldolase family protein — translation MTSPFRQRLRDRDVLSACFIKTPAFQHVEIAGTSGLDAVVLDTEHASFDPSQLDVCLLSARAAGTAGLVRLADQRPETALHALDLGAAGVVVPHVKDAATARAVVAMCRYRNGERGFSNSPRAGGYGAIGMADHVTASDNAISVICQIEDASAIDHVADIAAVPGVDCLFIGRADLALSYGVTQLDHPRVDAAIATIIDAGQARGTAVGIFLADATAVDSYAQRGVSFFVIGSDQSWLRSAATQLAASMNPRRQPT, via the coding sequence ATGACCTCGCCCTTCAGGCAGCGGCTGCGCGATCGCGACGTCCTGAGCGCGTGCTTCATCAAGACGCCGGCGTTTCAGCATGTCGAAATCGCGGGCACGAGCGGGCTGGATGCGGTCGTGCTGGACACCGAGCATGCGTCGTTCGATCCCTCACAACTGGACGTCTGCCTGCTGTCGGCGCGGGCGGCAGGCACGGCAGGCCTGGTGCGGCTGGCCGATCAGCGTCCCGAAACAGCGTTGCATGCGCTGGATCTGGGTGCTGCGGGCGTGGTGGTGCCGCATGTCAAAGACGCTGCAACGGCGCGTGCGGTGGTGGCCATGTGCCGCTATCGCAATGGCGAACGGGGCTTCAGCAACTCGCCGCGTGCTGGCGGTTATGGCGCCATCGGCATGGCTGACCACGTCACGGCGTCCGATAACGCGATCAGCGTGATTTGCCAGATCGAAGACGCTTCGGCGATCGACCACGTGGCCGACATCGCCGCCGTGCCCGGCGTGGACTGCCTGTTCATCGGCCGCGCGGATCTGGCCCTGTCATATGGCGTGACACAACTCGATCACCCGCGGGTCGATGCCGCGATCGCCACCATCATCGACGCCGGGCAGGCAAGGGGGACCGCGGTCGGCATCTTCCTGGCCGACGCCACGGCCGTCGACAGTTACGCACAACGCGGGGTCAGCTTCTTTGTGATCGGGTCCGATCAAAGCTGGCTGCGCAGCGCGGCCACGCAACTGGCCGCGTCCATGAACCCCCGGAGACAACCAACATGA